From the genome of bacterium, one region includes:
- a CDS encoding GntR family transcriptional regulator gives MKKQLRETIYYATQIREDIRTKILSGVFQQGEKLPPEEEIAESYGVSRMTARQALVELVVEGLIHRIPGRGTFVSDNISFQGNKITGRNIVAIIVPNLRNSFYSQLVSSAQKMLKRFNVHMVLDCVEDDAMEEKKALEDLNKNPYTGLLLVAGYYSEENILLVKEVSEKIPVVIMDVKLEGIKSDLVISDDKGGGFLATEHLIELGYKNILHLAGPEGDSSADNRRKGYEEALRRYNIEHRNEYIRFTDWSMKEGYYQTKKFLMNNGETLTAIFACNDEVAIGAYNAVREEGKNIPEDIAIMGYGNSDIGGLLEVPLSTVDQAVDEMGEIGAKLLVEKITGKRKREDKREIVIPTKLIVRESCGIVKRKVGI, from the coding sequence ATGAAAAAACAATTAAGAGAAACAATATATTATGCCACACAGATAAGGGAAGATATAAGAACAAAGATACTTTCAGGTGTTTTCCAGCAGGGTGAGAAATTACCTCCGGAAGAAGAGATAGCAGAGAGTTATGGCGTAAGCAGGATGACAGCCAGGCAGGCACTTGTGGAACTTGTAGTAGAAGGACTGATACATCGTATTCCAGGACGGGGAACCTTCGTATCTGATAATATTTCTTTTCAGGGAAACAAGATAACCGGGAGGAACATAGTAGCAATAATAGTTCCTAACTTAAGGAATTCTTTCTACTCTCAACTGGTATCTTCTGCCCAAAAGATGCTGAAAAGGTTTAATGTACATATGGTTTTAGATTGTGTAGAAGACGATGCTATGGAAGAAAAAAAGGCGCTTGAGGATTTAAATAAAAATCCATATACAGGACTTTTGCTTGTTGCTGGATATTATTCAGAAGAAAACATATTACTGGTAAAAGAAGTATCGGAAAAGATACCGGTTGTTATAATGGATGTAAAATTAGAAGGAATTAAATCTGACCTAGTAATATCGGATGATAAGGGAGGAGGATTTTTAGCGACAGAGCATCTGATAGAACTCGGATATAAAAACATCCTTCATCTGGCAGGACCTGAAGGGGATAGCAGTGCAGACAATAGAAGGAAAGGATATGAAGAAGCACTTAGAAGATACAATATAGAGCACAGGAACGAATACATAAGATTTACTGACTGGAGTATGAAGGAAGGGTATTACCAGACGAAGAAGTTCTTAATGAATAATGGTGAAACGTTAACAGCAATATTTGCCTGTAATGATGAGGTAGCTATAGGAGCATACAATGCAGTTAGAGAAGAAGGTAAAAATATACCGGAAGATATAGCAATTATGGGCTATGGAAACTCAGATATAGGTGGCCTGCTTGAGGTACCATTAAGTACAGTTGACCAGGCAGTAGATGAAATGGGAGAAATAGGTGCAAAACTGCTTGTTGAAAAGATAACAGGCAAGAGAAAGAGGGAAGATAAAAGAGAGATTGTGATACCTACGAAACTTATCGTAAGAGAAAGTTGCGGAATAGTAAAAAGAAAGGTAGGTATATAA
- a CDS encoding prepilin-type N-terminal cleavage/methylation domain-containing protein, producing the protein MISRGRKAVRMGGFTLIELLVVVAIIAILAAMLLPALSQAREKARQSVCMNNMKQIGLSCMMYADDWEEYLPGGANVGSNGPGPAWWTSLAGYVPRGIPPYPVIGSSILKCPSNRRPYAVYSSYGPAVGDDTFGQFCAGGQMSSNPANRKLTKRTQIKKNSLSHIPYWVEIDNSTAKYGLNPDLFYNQNVFYKTIHNGGSNVLFVDGRVIWVKAAEWDSTGPTPLSWLYHFSIDWPKPQW; encoded by the coding sequence ATGATAAGCAGAGGAAGAAAAGCAGTAAGAATGGGAGGATTTACGTTGATAGAACTGCTGGTAGTGGTGGCAATCATTGCGATTTTAGCAGCAATGTTGCTGCCAGCACTTTCACAGGCGAGGGAGAAAGCACGGCAGTCAGTATGTATGAACAATATGAAGCAGATAGGACTTTCCTGCATGATGTATGCGGATGACTGGGAAGAATATCTCCCGGGAGGTGCCAATGTAGGTAGCAACGGTCCTGGTCCAGCGTGGTGGACTTCTTTAGCCGGATATGTTCCACGAGGTATACCACCCTATCCTGTAATTGGTTCTTCTATTTTAAAGTGTCCTTCAAATAGACGTCCTTATGCCGTATATTCTTCTTATGGTCCTGCTGTTGGAGATGATACTTTTGGTCAGTTCTGTGCAGGAGGTCAAATGTCTTCCAATCCTGCGAATAGAAAACTTACTAAAAGGACACAAATAAAAAAGAATTCACTTTCACATATACCATACTGGGTAGAAATAGACAACTCTACGGCAAAATATGGACTTAATCCAGACCTTTTCTACAACCAAAATGTGTTCTATAAAACAATCCACAATGGTGGTTCAAATGTTTTATTTGTGGATGGTCGTGTGATATGGGTCAAGGCAGCAGAATGGGATTCAACAGGACCAACTCCTTTAAGCTGGCTCTATCATTTCAGTATTGACTGGCCTAAACCGCAGTGGTGA
- a CDS encoding LamG domain-containing protein yields the protein MKKKGNVMQKEKKGLWLIISIIFFYGKMVYGEAIYTLTFDNSTLTPLKREIKVEGKEGVSGSIEISDSVKLVKGLKGLGIYLDNRSEYVSLPDDVYVNPEEGAISFWFRPFWGSGDKRNKIILSVNFDKGCLLLWNMLFCVKDRYDNWSYPPKEAIPSISRWKPGEWHFIVLNWSASAGRRDIVVDGGILRSMPYVPPEGKSKISLSPGYKDISDRVPGCGVYDELVIYDAPLSKEEIEKKYSEGMEILKDVSPDCKLEVLTYPNLASEASLHFSITPNYENNGLSCNNFDDKTEDINDLSDSLWFLAHYSDKRSVGWMSIPVTTLTYDLKGIKNIEYIVINIGGGDSGVRFPKEINFYAGITEEKLSKVGLVCTEEPYPNPEFLKWHSKLVGTGNINVFARFVKIEIVPSCFCDEIFIIEKNAKPFFKSIEIEAE from the coding sequence ATGAAAAAAAAGGGTAATGTTATGCAAAAAGAGAAAAAAGGATTATGGCTGATTATAAGTATCATCTTCTTCTACGGCAAAATGGTATATGGAGAAGCAATCTATACCCTTACTTTTGATAATTCCACACTAACACCACTTAAAAGAGAGATAAAGGTAGAGGGCAAGGAGGGTGTTTCTGGTAGTATTGAAATATCAGATTCTGTCAAACTGGTTAAGGGACTGAAAGGACTGGGTATATATTTAGATAATAGAAGTGAGTATGTATCCCTGCCAGACGATGTATATGTAAATCCAGAAGAGGGTGCTATTTCTTTCTGGTTCAGACCGTTCTGGGGAAGCGGAGATAAGAGAAACAAAATTATTCTTTCCGTAAATTTTGATAAGGGATGTCTGTTACTCTGGAATATGCTCTTCTGCGTAAAAGATAGATATGACAACTGGAGTTATCCTCCAAAAGAAGCAATACCTTCTATTTCCCGATGGAAACCAGGGGAGTGGCATTTTATAGTATTGAACTGGTCTGCTTCGGCAGGTAGAAGGGATATTGTGGTAGATGGAGGGATATTAAGGTCAATGCCCTATGTACCACCTGAGGGGAAAAGCAAAATTTCCCTCTCGCCAGGGTATAAGGATATATCAGATAGAGTGCCGGGCTGTGGAGTATATGACGAACTGGTAATCTACGATGCCCCGTTGAGCAAAGAGGAAATAGAGAAGAAGTATAGTGAGGGAATGGAGATATTGAAGGATGTTTCTCCTGACTGTAAACTTGAAGTTCTGACATATCCTAACTTAGCCAGTGAGGCATCCTTACACTTTTCCATTACACCAAATTATGAAAACAATGGGTTGTCATGCAATAACTTTGATGATAAAACAGAAGATATAAATGACCTGTCCGACAGTTTATGGTTTTTAGCACATTATTCTGACAAACGTTCTGTGGGGTGGATGAGCATTCCTGTTACAACCTTAACATATGATCTGAAAGGAATTAAAAATATAGAGTATATAGTTATTAATATCGGTGGTGGTGATAGTGGTGTCCGTTTCCCAAAAGAGATTAACTTTTATGCAGGTATAACGGAAGAAAAACTTTCAAAGGTAGGTTTGGTTTGTACTGAAGAACCATATCCAAACCCTGAATTCCTGAAGTGGCATTCAAAACTGGTGGGGACAGGCAACATTAATGTGTTTGCGAGATTTGTAAAGATTGAAATAGTCCCATCGTGTTTCTGTGACGAGATATTTATAATAGAAAAGAACGCTAAACCGTTCTTCAAATCAATTGAAATTGAAGCAGAATAA